The nucleotide sequence CAATTAACCTTATTACAGTTTAATCGCGAGCGCGACAGCTAGCATCAATTTATCATCCGAAAATAACTCAATTGTTTATCGATTCGCGTGGCGACAACGAAAATCAGCATCATTCTGATGCGCTTCACAATTTCGCAGCAAGGATCTGAGAAAGGGGAAAAagccattaaaaaaaacatcgaaaactgctaattgattttttaatttaaaaaaatgaggcACAAGTTTTCACGGTCGCATTCCCTCGACGAGATTACAGGTGAAGAGGCAATTAGAATATGTACGTCTATGACCTTTTGAGATTATCAGCCTTAATAGGCGGCTCCAtgcaaaagaaagagaactATTTCTCAGTTCAACCTAGCGCTCAATTCTTCCGTGAAACGGAACAggagatataaaaatagatataaaaaattcggTGGAGCAGTCGTGGGGTAGCAACCTAAGTGCTGGCGTGAGAACAAAGGATCCCGAGACATAAGAAATTCCTGCCGTTTCATTTCATTTCAATtccgtcgaaaaaaaaatcgaaatcgcTACGACAAATAAACGCCTTATCATTGTCTTTTTCTGACCAATTTGTGTCAAGGTGAGCCGAATCTCAATCGGGACGTTCAGTTAgctaaaactgaaaaaatgttttccatCAGGGCACGTTTCGCACATACATAAAACATACAGAAAACTGAATACTAAATTCAACGAAATTTCGCAAAAGAcacaaatacaattaataattaatgcatcATGTGAAGTAAAATGAGATGATTGCACTATGTTCAACAATGCTGAAAGAGGTCATAAGAGGTCgtgtttaatttaatgttgGCGAGCCTAATGCTAACTTGATCCTTGTTCTTTGTTATCTTATTGCTATCGCCACGTGCGATATCGCACATTTTGCTTCGTGCCTGTTCGTGCAGAACAGAAGACGAGATATTCCAGAGATCCATgaaagaaggagaaatggtatataaaaggtaatttttcgaaattttaatatagtcTTTTCTTCCTAGTGACTCCCTAAGCAAGAACGCAAGATGAAGGGTTACATCTGCGCGATTTTGTTGATCTGCGGCGGGATGGCTTACTCTGCAGCTTACTCTGAGAAAGCACGAGGTATGTTGCATAATTATCCGATTAGGAGATTATCGCTGAGGAAAAGACATTGTTACGTCCGGACACCGTAAAACAAATGTGTATAGAATAATTTAGCCAATTTATAAACGACACGATATTGCCATTAGTACTTTCTCAAAAGACTTGCTACatggagagaattttctcttaaaatttgccctgaaatcatggtagttatgggacaacatgtaccaccaagaattttatacgagctattctgattaatatctaccataatacaaaatattaatatctattacattaaaacataaaacatgtttaattttactaaaatatatctaggaaatttcaattgtttttcaaaatttaccaatctacttggtaatttttatcacgttgtttataaaatgtcttttgtatattttaaaaattctttggttgccaagttgtcctaagtttgtagtgaatttaagggtaaaatataacaaaaaattctctccgtgtactTATCGTACACGTGCACACATTATGTGCAACCTCAATATTTCGATGACAGATTCATTAGCAGATTTGCAAATTAGACGACTAGGATCATTCCGAAACCCATGTAGCTACTTATTAGCTAATAATAAcgcggaaataaataaaaaattttgaatcatATTTTTCGGACAGTACTTTCGGATTTTACCACACAGATATGCTTTTAGATGGCTACTGCCTTTTTGGAAACGGTTTGGTCAGTGTGGGTATACACACGACTACCCCGTGCATGTCGTTGGTTTGTGACCCGAACGGTGAAATAACTATGGCTGAGTAAGTCAAAGcatcgtataattatatatctgacTTAACTAGATATAAGATTTCACGTATCTcgggaaattttatttaaagaacaaaaaaaatttcgtcTTTCATGTAAATGACGGCTTTTGATGCCTAATCTTGTAATCGAGAAAACTGGCTGGCACACAATGATCTTTTGATTATTCCGATCCTCGctttaatgcaaattaattaatcttcacGGGGCGTAAGCAATGACAATAATATGTGATTAGACacctaaattataaattaacaaagaaaaagGTGCTTAATTTATGcaagaaacaatatatttttcggatGATGCTGAAGCTTAATTTACCGAACTTTCAAATTCGTAAACggttacaagaaaaaaaattaaagaaaaaactttagaaattaaaaaaaaaatagttttattatattttgactCTGTGTCTCAGAGAAAGAGCACATGATTTCTGGGACACAATGTATTGTAAAGTTAACGgctttaaatgaaatatatcgcgagaaagaattttataataaaaaaaatctcatattatttcacatttctgACAATaagtatctttcttttttgattgatatattttaaataattaatagcacACTCCGTATTTCGCAATGGAATTTGCACAACTGCAAGATTCCATCGCGTTTTCAATGCTAATGTAAATTTTCTATCCATTTATTCCATTTCTTTCCAGTTGCCCGTTAGTGGCTTGTAGTCCTGGGAAAAAAGTTGTTGGTATGACGCCTGAAAGATCAGACAAATCTTTTCCAGATTGCTGTCCACAACCGATTTGTAAGAGTAGACATGAATTAGAAATGGACCGAGAAGCCGCTGGTATACCATACTATTTGCCACAGATAAGATTCGAGTAACGCGCCATTCTCTACCTCTACTTATTAGCTAATAATAAagcggaaataaataaaaactttcgaatcatatttttcggacagatgagagagagagagagagagagagagagagagagagagaaatattgtcagaaataaatttttcttgtcataaTTCGTCAGAATATTCTACCATTCCATTCTCCACTTCCCTATCGTTTATCGAGACTGGATAAAGAATTTATCCGTCTTTCGCGCGATAACGTGCAACCGAGTTTATCCGGATACGTATTCTCTGTAACTCACTATGCTTAGTTCAATTCCGTTGtacaaaaacacaaaaatcaCTTCCCTCTCGAGCAATCTTCACTTTCCCGTAAATTTCAAGCTGAATGAAGAAGCATACTGCCGCAAAGTTACAAAGTTGATAAACTATCGAAGAGATTACGATAACCGGAGGCGACAGGAAAACGTTAAAAGCCAGTCCTCCATCATCTGGGTCGCGCAAAGACATTTGTTCAAACACGTTTACTCCTCGACAAACAAAATTCGCAGTTTTTACCCCccctctcctcctccctctttttctcctaCTTTCTGAGAGAGAAGCGACGCTTTTCCTCTATATTTCAATGCCCGCTTCATCTCTTATCGCTCATGTCGTCGCTTTTTTGTCTAGAGCGACTTCGATCAATACCCAGACGACACAATGAACCTGACCACCGTCGGGCAAACACACGTGAATTGCGCGTATACGCTATTCGTACGATATAACGAGAGAACGCTGATCGGAGTAGAGGCAAAGATGTAAATTCTTCCCTATttcttttgaaataaagtatCTCACGgagaaacaaatataatcaaaGATGTAAACATTAAATTCATTAGCATAAATACACACGCGTCATCCTTATAACGgtaaaaattctttacataAATCAATGAAGCAATTAAATTCTCCTGATAAATATTGTGATTGAACCAgcaatatcaagagacacggtagtgtctcgcgccaagtacacgcggagcgagaccgaccgtgactcttttacgcgacgcgacgggttgcgagtacccgagatgttgagatctcgataacgagtgaacggatcaagttctaagtaggcttgatcgatagcttggggtccaattagggggggggtttctctcataatattccgctacgtgccctacgagcggagatattgcgacgcaaagtccaaatgtgaaaatttatttacatatacgcCGAGTTCTCACAAATCATCGCAGTTGATGAATCGTTCATTGTGAGGTCGAATCGGGGATGAAAAGCACACGTCAGCGCAAAATATGCATATGTGATAAACAATCAAGATAGACGGCGGAAGGAATCGAGAAcagcattatttaaaataaagcgattgtagcaataaaatgtaaatcacCGATGCACACTCTACCGGCAGGAATGCCtggacataatacatatacatatacgtgtaCATATGTCATATTGTcatatacatatcaaaatGTCCAGGCATTCCTGCCGGTCAGTGTACATTCATATGAGAAGAATTAACGTTTAAAGATCGTTGAACAATACCTTCTCGTAAATTTTTACcttcatattaaaattttctattattattttatatcaagcTGTTAATTATTTCGTCATACGACAATCGTGTCATCTATTTATTCGAAaccatttatttattctttaatgcgCCTATAAATTCTTATCGGACCGTTTTCCTAAGAGATATGAAGATAGAGAAACGATGTGTGAGGGAAATGTCGAAACGTTACATTTGTGAGCAATGCATTGTCGTCAACAGGCAGTTTATCATAATATCGAATCATGCAAAAGTTATGCGGCAGTTCAAAGCGCGAGAGATCCGCCCAAACAGCTCCGCAAGTTCGCTTCATCAAGACCACAGACTCGACTCAATTAACCTTATTACAGTTTAATCACGAGCGCGACAGCTAGCATCAATGTATCAACCGAAAATAACTCTCGATTGTTTATCGACTTGCATAGCGACAACGAAAATCAGCATCATTCTGATGCGCTTCACAATAATTTCACAGCAAGGATCTGAGAAAGGGGaaaaaagcattaaaaaacaTCGAAAACTgctaattgattttttaatctaaaaatgaGGCACAAGTTTTCAGGTCGCATTCCCTCGACGAGATTACAGGTGAAGAGGCAATTAGAATATGTACGTCTATGACCTTTTGAGATTATCAATCTTAATAGGCTCCAtgcaaaagaaagagaactATTTCTCAGTTCAACCTAGCGCTCAATTCTTCCGTGAAACGGAACAggagatataaaaatagacaTAAGAAATTCGGTGGAGCAGTCGTGGGGTAGCAACCTAAGTACTAGGCGTGAGAGCAAAGAATCCCAAGACATAAGAAATTCCTGCCGTTTCATTTCAATTCCGTCGAAAAAGAATCGCTACGACAAATAAACGCCTTATCATTGTTTTTTTCTGACCAATTTGTGTCAAGGTGAGCCGAATCTCAATCGGGACGTTCAGTTAgctaaaactgaaaaaatgttttccatCAGGGCACGTTTCGCACATACATAAAACATACAGAAAACTGAATACTAAATTCAGCGAAATTTCGCAAAAgacacaaatataattaataattaatgcatcATGTGAAGTAAAATGAGATAATTGCACTATGTTCAACGATGCTGAAAAGAGGTCATAAGAGGTCgtgtttaatttaatgtcgGCGAGCCTAATGCTAACTTGATCCTTGTTCTTTGTTGTCTTATTGCTATCGCCACGTGCGATATCGCACATTTTGCTTCGTGCCTGTTCGTGCAGAACAGAAGACGAGATATTCCCCTCCAGAGATCCATGAAAGAAGGAGAAACGGTATATAAAAGgtgatttttcgaaattttaatatagtcTTTTCTTCCTAGTGACTCCCTAAGCAAGAAAGCAAGATGAAGGATTACATCTGCGCAATTTTGTTGATCTGCGGCGGGATGGCTTACTCTGAGAAAGTACGAGGTATgttgcatatataattatccgATTGGGAGATTATCGCTGAGGAAGAGACATTGTTACGTCCGGATACTGTAAAACAAACGTGTATAGAATAATTTAGCCAATTTATAAACGACACGATATTGCCATTAGTACTTTCTCAAAAGACTTGCTATATGgaaagaattttctcttaaaatttgccctgaaatcatggtagttataggacaacatgtaccaccaagaattttatccgagctattctgattagtGATTAATATtcaccataataaaaaatattaatatctgttacattaaaatataaaatatgtttgattttttttctaaatattactaaaatatatctaagaaatctcaataatttttcaaaatttaccaatctgcttggtaatttttatcacgttgtttgtaaaatgtcttttgtatattttaaaattttcttggtTGCtaagttgtcccaagtttgtagtcaatttaagggtaaaatataacaaaaaattctctccgtgtactTATCGTACACGTGCACACATTATGTGCAACCTCAATGTTTCAATGACAGATTCATTAGCAGATTTGCGAATTAGACGACTAGGATCATTCCGAAACCTATGTAGCTACTTATTAGCTAATAATAacgcgtaaataaataaaaaaatttgaatcatATTTTTCGGACAGTACTTTCGGATTTTGCCACACAGATATGCTTTTAGATGGCTGCCTTTTTGGAAGCGATGTGTTCAGTGTGGGTATACACACTATACACACGACTACCCCGTGCAGATTGTTGGCTTGTAAACCAAACGGTCAAATAATTACGGCCTCGTAAGTCAAAGcatcgtataattatatatctgacTTAACTTAACTAGATATAAGATTTCACGTATCtcggaaaattctatttaaagaataacaaaaatttcgtcTTTCACGTAAATGACAGCTTTTGATGCCTAATCTTGTAATCGAAAAAACTGGCTGGTACACAACGATCTTTTGATTATTCCGATCCTCGctttaatgcaaattaattaatcttcacGGGGCGTAAGCAGTGACAATAATATGTGATTAGACacctaaattataaattaacagaAGAAAATGTGCTTAATTTATGCAaggaacaataaatttttcggGTAATGCTGAAGCTTAATTTATCGAACTTTCGAATTCGTAAACggttacaagaaaaaaaaattagagaaaaaactttagaaattaaaaaaaaaatagttttattatattttgactCTGTGTCTCAGAGAAAGTACATGATTTCTGGGACACGATGTATTGTAAAGTTAACGgctttaaatgaaatatatcgcgag is from Temnothorax longispinosus isolate EJ_2023e chromosome 10, Tlon_JGU_v1, whole genome shotgun sequence and encodes:
- the LOC139821134 gene encoding uncharacterized protein produces the protein MKGYICAILLICGGMAYSAAYSEKARDGYCLFGNGLVSVGIHTTTPCMSLVCDPNGEITMADCPLVACSPGKKVVGMTPERSDKSFPDCCPQPICKSRHELEMDREAAGIPYYLPQIRFE